Within the Thermosynechococcaceae cyanobacterium Okahandja genome, the region TCAACTCCGCCAAGGGGAGCAGCGCAGTGGCTACGAGCCAGAGCTAGGGGGGGCACACCGTCAGCACGGTGTTTATGTGGATGAAATTACCTGTATTGGCTGTAAGCACTGTGCCCACGTTGCCCGTAACACGTTCTATATTGAGCCAAACTACGGGCGATCGCGGGTGGTGCGCCAAGATGGCGATCCCCTAGAGCTTATCCAAGAAGCAATTGACACCTGTCCGGTGGACTGCATTCACTGGGTGGACTATACAGAGCTAAAGCGCCTCGAAAAAGAACGTCTTGATCAAGTGGTGCCCCTTGCGGGCTTCCCCATTGACCCGGCCACCACCCGTCGTAAAAAACGCCGCCGCCCCGATTAGGAACCAAGGGCATCCTCGGGCATCACAATGAGGGTCGTTCCTTGGCGGCCAATAATGATCACCCGTTGGTGTTCGTCAATGGCCATCTGTGGATCATCACACCGGGCTTGCCACGAAATACCCTCGTAAAGGACTCGCCCCGTTTCTCCGGGCAAAATTTGGGTTAGAGTTTGTGCCTCAGCCGCCTCTTTAAGTACAGGAGCCGTTCGCTTTGGCTGGTAGCGGCGCATCAGGAACACCACCACCACCGATAAACCAATCCAGAGCACCACCTGCAGCGGAAAACTAGGAATGAGCAGGGAGGCAAAAGCCACGATCAATGCACTAATGCCGAGGGTGGCTTCTACAAAGGCAGTGGGCAGGAAAAACTCCATTAAAAACAGAATCACTGCCACAATGCACCAAATCCAGAAGGGTGACAGCGCCATCACTATCGTTTGCTCCCTCAAGAGCTTCCCTTTCACGATAACCTAAGATGGGCTGCGGTGGAACTTAAGGTCGTAGCGGCGCGTCAGGTAGCCTAAGCTGAAAAGATACCATCTCTGCCAGCATGATCACCCCCACGCGAGACATACCAATGACTCACTTTTTTGTACCACTGTTGGTTGGCATTTTAACCTTGGGTGTACTGACAACATGGCTGTGGCGGCCAACCACTCCTACCATTTCTAGTAGAGAACATCCCAATCACTCTCACCTTTTGGCGGATGCTCCCCCGCCGGATGATGAGGGGACACCACCGCGCCGCGGATAGGCTAGGATCTACCGAGGTAGGTTTAAGGCGTAGCGGTGCTGCGGCAACTTTGGTCGGCCATTCAACGGTTTCAAGGTGGTTTTCTGGCTTTTGGCCGTGGGTTGCACTTTATTGGCCGCCATCGCCTGTGGGCGTATCTGGTTCTGCCTGCACTCCTGAGTGTGTTACTGGGGGTAGCCCTGATTGTGGGTGCCTTTACGGCGGTGCAAACCCTTGGGGATCAGGTGCTGCCGTTGGGACAGTGGCAATGGTTTTATGATGCGGTGGTGGACGTGGTGGCGGTGGCGATCGCGCTGTTTTTGGCTCTGATTGGCTACCAAACCCTCATTCCTTTGTTGGTTATTCCCTTTCTTGGCCCCCTCCTCAATCGTGTTGAGCAAATTACCGTGGGTCACGCCCTTGAGGTGGGTTGGCAACGGGATCTATTGAATGCGCTGGTGGGCGGTTGGTTAGCGCTGCGGGATGCGGTTGTGCAACTGGTGTGTTTGTTGCTATCGTTCTTGTGCGGCCCGGTGCAGCCGGTGGTAATGGTGCTTGTCAATAGTTACTTTTTAGGTCGCGGCAGTTTTGATTACCTGCTGGAAAAGCACAGTCAGACGTTGAAGGAGCGGCAGCGTTTGACCCGAGCCTACACCCCAGAAATTTACGGGCTGGGTTTAGCCCAGTGTCTGGGGTTGCTGATTCCTATTGTTGGTCTGTTGTTGGTGCCTGCTGTTGGGGTGGTTGCCGCTGCCCTGTTAGTTCATGAGTTGCCCCCGAGTGCAGTTGCGCCGCGATCCCATGCGCTTCCTCGGCGTTGATTTGGGTTGGATGGGGGGCGAGTCGGGCTACTGTTGCCTTGAGGGGCAAGGGGATCACCTGACCCTCTGCGTTCTAGGACGTGCGGCCAATACCCAGGTGCTTCTGGAGTGGATTGAGCGGGATGCCCCCGAAGCGGCAATGATTGGGGTCGATGCCCCACTCGTTATTCCCAATGCTCGCGGTATGCGCACCTGCGATCGCCATGCCCATCAGTTGCTGGGTCGCTTTCATGCGGGCTGCTATCCTGCGAATCAGGGCTGTCGCTTTGCTCCCTATACCACAGGATTTAGCCATGCCCTTGCGGAGCGCGGCTTTGGCCATGCCCCTACCGTTGCGCCCCGCCAACCGGGGCGCTTTCAAATTGAGGTCTTTCCCCACGCGACCGCCGTGGCCCTCTTCCGGCTACAGCGGATTATTAAGTACAAGAAAGGCTCCCTTGCCCTACGTCGTCAGGGGTTAGGGCAGTTACAGGGGTTGATTGAAACCGGGCTGCCCCAGTGTCATCCGTCCCTGAAGGTTCAGTTCCCGCAACCGCTGCCAACTACCGGCAAGGGGCTGAAGGCGCTGGAGGATCAACTGGATGCGCTGCTGTGTGCCTATACGGCGGCCTCCTGGTGGTACTGGGGGAGCGATCGCCACTGGGTTTTGGGGGGAGCCACGTTTTCGGAGCAACCGGCGAGTCTGGAGGCCTACCTGAGCACGGGCTATATTGTTGTGCC harbors:
- a CDS encoding ferredoxin: MTDGQPLGLEPELGGQLRQGEQRSGYEPELGGAHRQHGVYVDEITCIGCKHCAHVARNTFYIEPNYGRSRVVRQDGDPLELIQEAIDTCPVDCIHWVDYTELKRLEKERLDQVVPLAGFPIDPATTRRKKRRRPD
- a CDS encoding NfeD family protein; this translates as MALSPFWIWCIVAVILFLMEFFLPTAFVEATLGISALIVAFASLLIPSFPLQVVLWIGLSVVVVFLMRRYQPKRTAPVLKEAAEAQTLTQILPGETGRVLYEGISWQARCDDPQMAIDEHQRVIIIGRQGTTLIVMPEDALGS
- a CDS encoding EI24 domain-containing protein — its product is MLRQLWSAIQRFQGGFLAFGRGLHFIGRHRLWAYLVLPALLSVLLGVALIVGAFTAVQTLGDQVLPLGQWQWFYDAVVDVVAVAIALFLALIGYQTLIPLLVIPFLGPLLNRVEQITVGHALEVGWQRDLLNALVGGWLALRDAVVQLVCLLLSFLCGPVQPVVMVLVNSYFLGRGSFDYLLEKHSQTLKERQRLTRAYTPEIYGLGLAQCLGLLIPIVGLLLVPAVGVVAAALLVHELPPSAVAPRSHALPRR
- a CDS encoding DUF429 domain-containing protein, with protein sequence MSCPRVQLRRDPMRFLGVDLGWMGGESGYCCLEGQGDHLTLCVLGRAANTQVLLEWIERDAPEAAMIGVDAPLVIPNARGMRTCDRHAHQLLGRFHAGCYPANQGCRFAPYTTGFSHALAERGFGHAPTVAPRQPGRFQIEVFPHATAVALFRLQRIIKYKKGSLALRRQGLGQLQGLIETGLPQCHPSLKVQFPQPLPTTGKGLKALEDQLDALLCAYTAASWWYWGSDRHWVLGGATFSEQPASLEAYLSTGYIVVPRPPA